The following DNA comes from Alnus glutinosa chromosome 6, dhAlnGlut1.1, whole genome shotgun sequence.
ggggggggatagtGGATTTTGAGCCAAAAAAATGGCACTCATCCAGCTTTGCTATTGATCACGATGGATGTTTCAAAAAGTGCTTTTCAGATTTGGGTCATATGTATGATACTGATGCTCATAGCGAAAGTTATGCTCGTTTTACTGCACATTGTACGAAGTTGCCCCTAATATGCATACTGGGGAAATTTCGTTCGAACAGGAAGAAAATTAGGCCACTTGTCTTGCAATTTAAAATCTTGTTTGAACGAGATTGTCTGTGCATGTGAAACAGATTTGTCCAAAACGTGAAATAAGGTTGTTAGGATTTTTAAGGCATGCAACCACCCGTCTCCTCTCATTTTCATTCGACCAGccacctagagagagagaagaagaaaaagagaaaaaagagcaaCCTTTGGGTGGTTTTGGAGAAAGGAGGTGTAGATCAAGTTTTAAGGATTATAATCTAAGCTTTCTATTCATCTACAAGAAAAAGAATCCAagctttctctttcctttcatGACCTTTGAAGTGATTTTGTGTGCATGAAGTTGTATTTCGTGACTATGGTATGTGTGTAAGTGGGTGAATAATGTGGTGTGTTTGGGTAAAAAGGTGAAAGATAAGGTATTCTTTATGAAAAAAGGCTCAAGCTTTTCTTGAAAAGCTATAGGCTTTGGGTGGTCTTAGTGACGAATGAGCTATAAGAGAATGGAAAAACAAGGTCAGGAGAGTGTATGTGATTTAGGTTGTTGTGTATGTGTGAGTGTTGGTTTAGTTGAAAAAACGAtgttttgaatttctttttttttttggttgaaaaaataaatgttatttgttaatgttttggccttttttgggtttaaaaaaaaaaaaaaaaaaaaaaggaaaaagggttTGCAAATAGACTTCATTGCATGAAATATCCATTATAttcaataaattataatttaacaaaaaaaatctaatgaatGAATAGGCtacaatataaaaattaaaaagattagaGAACATTATATAAATTGGAAAATAAATAGAAGGAATAAGTGGAATTTTGTAATAAATCTCATCCAATTGGATATCTTGTTTTGATACTGTGAAGAGCTCGTGGTCGTGGCAGTGACATAATAAAATCAGCCTGCTACATGTTTGGGAGGATTTTTGTACCCATATCAATCTTGATGGTACGAAAATTCTGTGCATTTCTGTTGTCCAGATCGAACAAGTGTCGCCGTATGTTCGTTCGGAagacatttttgttttgtttgacgtcAGACGGAGTCGTGCATGCACTGAAAAAGGAATCCTACGTTATTCTGTCACCTTCAAAGTGCGTCTTGGCCCCACCATGCTTTTGGATACATCAAATCTTGTTGCACAAGTCTTAAGAATTCACGTTATTTTACTTACAATCTCATCTGGACCGTCCAATCCCTGCCGACATATCACGGGCACATAGGctgttttccttttcctctattgaattaaaaataaataaataaaatattagaagTGGAATGAGAAAGAAACCATTTCATtgattaaataaattagattttaaAGATTTAATGGACTATTATAAAATGTGATTCTATTTATACCGTTAAATATAacataatttaatataaatcaTAAAGGATTGAGGATCCTATTCCGATGGGGACTTCGACTTACACATTGGTTTTTCTTTATTGTATTTTTCAAGAACTAAAAATAGGTGTTTATGGGTAATGCTACTTTCCTTGTATTTGGAatattacatttattatttattattttacccACAATTCAAGAGGATAATGACCTatctatctttcttttctttttttaatttttatctagGCAtggtagaatttttattttaccagGGAGAATATTGTACGATCTAATCACTACTCTACCCaaaataataaggaaaataaatttcaatcCTTTTCCAAACTCTCATCCACCATTCTTCAATTATTATGTTGCGGATCTACATTCTATGGCAGAAGAAGTCTTGTAGTAGCAAGACTctcttaatttaaaataagattgtataattttattaggactttaagaatagataataacTTAGAGATAATAAGTTATCTTTACTAATAACATTAtaattatgattaaattaaaatttaaatgttatagataatatgttatcattattgataacattagaaGTGATTTATTCTAGTTAGTCTTTTACTTATACTTTACATTGTACGTATCTATTTAAAAACACCATAAgttctttaataaaattaagcaaAGATTAATATTATTCAGCTCTAGAGTTGATTTGAGAGGTGTCTAGAGTTGATTTGAGAGGTGTTAAGGTTTCTCGAACTATCTTTATTCTATCTGTTAGGTGCTTGAGAAATTAAGTTCATaatatacttttcttttcttttttttttgaacgaaagatctgcttatttcattaatcaaagatTACGAGCATAAAACTATTACACCACAAAGCATAAACCTTTGCAAAATCATATCTACATGCTACaagattagtttttttttttttaaatatatatgtttatcttaATAATTTTTAGGGACAGAAATGTAGATTTGTAAGGTTGTGGGAACGTGTAACATTTCACATCACTCCCATGGAAGTGCACCTCAAAACGTCACTGTCATTCTTTAAGCAAAAGTTGAGATAGCTATGGCACTGGTCTTTCGGTTGTGGACCCAACTTCCGACCACTTGACAAGCATGCACAAAAACCTATTACCTAACAAATACGATTTACCATGATAAGCCATGGCGCTTATCAGAGATGCCTCGTGAGTGCCGCCTCTTAGtatgaaatctctctctctctctctgatgcAGCCACCCATCAGCATCTTCTGggaaagagtttttttttttcttctctctctcacacactcagagagagagagagagagagagagagtctgaGAGTTTTCAGTGCTCTGTTTCTTCTCTGTTTTACTGGTGAGCCTTCTCTGTTTTTGCCTTTAGCTTTCAAAAGGCAAGCTTTTATTTCATCCtgacatgcttttttttttttttctaccccATATTCTACTTTCCAGCGCCTTCAATTTAATTGGGTTAGAAGTTAGAAGCTACTTTACTGTTTCTGGTTTCCCGAACCgtatttttctctaatttgGCTAGGTAATTCTTGCTTACCGGTCTCCATTTCTGCAAAAATTCTGTTTAATCAATACGAATCGAGTGGGTCTTtcctgatttctttttttttttttttttaaatattttttcttctaatattGGTTGACATACGTGATTTTTGGCGTTCTTAATTCAATTTTGACGATCTAGTCTTGATTTTCTCTGTTGATCTTAAGTAAAGATGTAAAGCTCTGCATGCTTCAATGGAATACAGTTTTTTTCTGAGAAACGATATGAGGGTCCATTTAGTTTGTTGTGATAATGGTTCGCTTGCAGGTTTCGGTGATAAGAACGGGAAGTTGCCAATGGCCACTTCTCTTAGTAGGGACCTCATCTTCCTGATCTTGCAGTTCCTCGATGAAGAAAGGTTCAAGGACACTCTTCACAAGTAATTTCTCATCCAATACCTTTGTTTTCAGCTTCCAATTTGTTGTAATTCTGTTCTAGTAAACTTTTTGGTCCTTacgttttttttgtttttgttttgttttttttttttgagtaggCTAGAGCAAGAATCAGGATTTTTCTTTAACCTCAAGTACTTTGAGGAGCTGGTGCTTAGCGGGAACTGGGATGAGGTCGAGAAGTATCTTTCTGGGTTCACCAAACTGGATGATAACCGGCACTCTATGAAGATCTTTTTCGAAATTCGAAAGCAGAAGTACCTTGAGGCTTTGGACAAGTAAGTTTGTGattctttactttctttttcttttttaaaaaaaagattttcatGATCTTACTTGAAACATTTTGAagtccttttttcttttgggatttTGTCTTCTGTCTTTTATCGATTATAATTAATCAGGCTGGATCGCGGCAAGGCCGTCGATATTCTCGTGAAGGATCTGAAAGTTTTTGCTTCTTTAAATGAAGACCTTTTCAAGGAAATGACTATGCTCCTTACTCTGGATAATTTTAGGTATATGTTTTATGCAGAAATTGTGAGTTTCCACTTTAAGTTGGCAATACTGATATATATGTAGATGGCATTATGAAAATCATGTGGGTTATGCAGGGAAAATGATCAACTCTCTAATTATAGAGATACAAAGACAGCAAGAGCAATCATGTTTATTGAGCTCAAGAAGCTTTTCGAGGCAAATCCGCTTTTCCGTGAGAAATTGCAGCTCCCTAGCATAAGAGGTTCAAGGTTAAGGATGCTTATCAACCAAAGGTAACATGGCATGGTAACTAAAGGATGATCTAATTATTGGGGTGGTACAGTATGAAACTCATTAGAATTTCTGGTTATGTTATAGGCCATGAAGATTAAATTGTTTTTGGTATGTGATTTGACAGCTTGAATTGGCAGCATTCACTTTGCTCAAATCCTAGACAGAATCCTGATATAAGAACACTGTTTGTGGATCACAGCTGTAAAAATTCCAATGACTCATTTGCACAACTTGCTGCAAGCAATCAGTTGATAGGTTCCCAACCACAAATTGAAGGTTTTCTTCCAATGGCTGCAAATGGGGTATATGATAAAGTTAcatattttctttgttcttggtCAAGGACCAAGTAAACTTTTTAGTTAGCTCTTAACACGCCTTACAGTCTTTGCTAAATTTtctaattctgttttttttgCTTCTCTTCCTAATCAGCCGTTCCAACCTGCATCCGCACCATTTCAGACACCTCTCACCACATGGATGTCAAATCCCTCAATCGTAACTCATCCAGCAGTTGCTGGAGGTGGTATTGGTTTTGGTAGTATAACAAATCCAGGTACTGATGCGACTGATTCACTTTCTTTAAAACCCTGAGTAACTTCATATGTTATACTAATCTCAGACATGAAAATGTGTCCAAGTTCATTCCTAACTATGAATTGTTTTGCCTGCTATAGCTGCAATTTCAAAGGGTCTTGGGGATTCTGATGACGTGTACAAAACAAGGTTCTTTGGGGCTTCAGACAGGGTTAGTTTAACAGCATAAGCACATGATCTTAATTTTTTGCTCTCAGTTATACAATTCTCTAAATTATATCTATACATTTTTCTGTAGGTGATGTTGCCAGTAATCAATCCTGTTCCAAAAAATCACGCCATGATGTTTAATCCAACCGATGAATTGCCCAGGACTGTAGCACGAACATTGATTCAGGGATCAGTTCCCACGAGTATGGATTTTCATCCCAGTCAACAGACACTGCTTCTAGGTTGGTTTCCATGAGCTTCTTTTTCATGAGCATTTGGTTTTTATAGTGGTTATTATATCAGGTACACCTTATCTGTTTAAGCTTAAATTGACTAGTGTGTCCTAATGTGATTTTTTCAGTTGGAACCAATGTGGGGGGCATAAGTTTGTGGGAAGTTAGTTCAGGGGAGAAGTTGGTTTCAAGACATTTTCAGGTATGGAATATTGGAGCAAGTACGATGATGTTAAAGGTATGTTTCCTTCTCAATCAATGTAATTAAAATCAAGTCAAACAGTTTATTTCATCAGAGAAATCTGAATTCTAAATCTGATCAAATGCAGGCAACTCTAATCAAAGATCCATGTGTCTCAGTTAAGCGTATAGCGTGGACACTTGATGGTTCTTTATTTGGTGAGATTAAAGAAATGGACTACAACAGTTTTGAAATAACCTATGATCAAAATCActataatttattaaacttttttgTCCCTTCATCCAACAGGAGTTGCATACTCTAAGCACATGATACAGCTATATGCTTATCATGGTGGGAATGACATTCGCCAACATTTGGAGGTaggtttgttttcttctttcttgtgaTAGAtcgtttctttttatttatttattttttttacactgttcttttcttttttaatttccagATTGATGCTCATGTTGGTAGCGTGAATGATCTTGCTTTCTGTTACCCTAATAAGAAACTCTCTGTTTTAACTTGCGGTGATGACAAGACCATCAAGGTTGGTTATGAAAATAGTAGTTATGTGGTTAGTCATAGGAAAATGGTTAtttgtttacaattttttttttttttttgtctttatagGTGTGGGATGTGGCTACTGGTGCAAAGTTGTATATGTTTGAAGGTCATGATGCTCCCATTCATTCTGTTTGCCCTCACTGCAAAGAAAATGTTCATGTGAGGAATCCTCTTGATACTTCAATTTGACTAATTTATACACCACTTGCCACCTCAGGCTGATTTACTCTGTGTATTAAAAGTTCTGCCCTTGTTGTAATGCCTCAGTTTATCTTTTCAACATCAGTGGATGGAAAGATAAAAGCATGGTTATATGACATGATGGGATCTAGGGTTGATTATGATGCTCCTGGCCGCTCATGCACTACAATGGCTTATAGTGCTGATGGAAAAAGGTTTATCTACTGACTTTTACTCCATTCTAATGTTTTCTTTTCAATCTAATCATATTATGGATAGCCTCAGAAGTAGATGTTTTGATTGAACATTGTAGGCTTTTCTCATGTGGAACCAATAAAGATGGTGAGTCACACATTGTTGAGTGGAATGAAAATGAAGGTCTTGTGAAGAGAATCTATCAAGGATTTTATAAACGTTCTCTTGGAGTTGTTCAATTTGATACAACCAAGAACCGTTTCTTGGCTGTTGGTGATGACCATTCAGTTAAATTTTGGGAAATGGATAACGTCAATCTTCTGACTACTATTGAAGCTGAAGGTGGCCTACCAGTAAGTTATCTTATGGGTGTTTGTATAGTGTTTTTACTTTTGGTCCCAGTAGCAGTTCTACTATatcacaataatatatatatatatatatatatatatatatatatatatagatgtgtgtgtgtgtgtacaaaaGGAACAGTGATCTGACTTGCTCAAATAATTCTTTGAATTTAAGGCAAGTCCACGTATCCGTTTCAACAAGGAAGGCACGTTATTGGCTGTTTCTGCAAATGACAATAGAATCAAAATCTTAGCAACAGTTGATGGTCTCCGGTTGATGTGCACTTATGAAAGTCGTTCTCTTATTGCAGCAGGAAGTGCATCTGAGACTGTAACAAAGGTCAGTCTTATAAAACCTTCTTTTATTGCACTGAATAGAAAGACATTCTATTCAAGTACTTTCTATATCATGCAGTGTGCAATcagtacacttttttttttggatgaaaaaaaacCTTTATAAAGCCCAACACAGCAACAAAATCCCACCATACAGGAGCAAACTACTCACAGGGCAAAGTGGACAACAGCCCACAAAGCCCTACCAGAAACAACAATAAAAGAACACCCAGGCCAACATGCCCAGCAGCAAATCTAAACAAGCAATCAGTACACTTTAGTGGAATGCTAGATTAATATTCATGGTTTCACCTACGTAACTTCATATCATACGTGTAATTTTGATTCCATCCCACATAATTTCTTCATAAGTTTTAATTGCATtaatctcactctctctctctctctctctctctctctctctcttaatgtTTCTTCAAAGTGAAATGAATCTCAGTTGCTGTGCTTCATTAATACTTAAAAAGTACCCTGAACTAACTCATTCAAGGGTCTTTTTAGCATGAAGATACAAGAAACTTGGAGGATGCGAAACCTAAATTAGCTGAAGAAGTCAACTCAACAAAGAGTTGGAAGCTCACTGAAATTAGTGAACCTGCTCAGTTTAGGTCATTGAGGCTCTCAACTTGCGTCAAATCAGACAAGGTATGATTTCTTATGGATATATTGTCAGGGATAATCAAACGATTCTTGATCCATTGCACATACAAATGGACAGTAGTTTGGCCCGGTACTTATTATTGATATTCCTATCTTTCTGGAGAAATTCTACACACTCTAACTCCTACATTCCCAAGTGCACATTCCCTGACGTGGTactaaaaatcaccattagattttagatgaatcactattgaatttttgatctaatggtgatttttagtGCTACGTAAGGGAGTGTGAGAGTGGagtatgtgtagcattactcatctttATGAAGTACGCACTTTATACACACATTTTACTTAACGTCTAGCATGTGCTCTTTTTGGCATGAACTCGAATTTCCGTTACAAGTTTGTGAGCATATTAGCAGAAGTATTGTTAATTTATAGCTATTATGAACCTAATTCAAGTTTCCTAGTTCCACACAGAGGTTGCTATAGGTAAATGGTCTGAATTCAATTCACGAAAATTTATTTGAGCAAGTCTTGAGAGCATCATTCAGTTTAATGGTTTGTTGTTTGAATTAAATACTGCCGCTGTTATAAAACTTATAATACCACAATATTCGTCCTTTTGGGGTTAATGCTCTGAATGGTGATACCTCAAACGAAACATGGTCATATAAATGCAGCAATAGATGGAATTCTAACGCCATAGGTTCTTTTAAATTGATCTCAGATTCcatctttttttattacatcTCTAATCTTTCTAAAGTTTGTTATCTTTTAAATGCCagataattaaaagaaaaagtttctTATTGGCTTCTCCTGTGACCGTGCAGATCTCAAGGTTGATTTATACTAATTCAGGTACCGCTATTTTGGCATTAGCCACAAACGCCATCCATCTACTTTGGAAGTGGCCACGAAATGACCTTAACTTGAGTGGCAAGGTATAAAGTTCCCTATcttttctctaaatattttcCTCTCAAGTTCTTTTTGATGACTAGCTTTCTGTTTCACTCTCAACATACACTGATTAAAAACGATGGTGATTATGATGTGATGCAGGCAACGACCAAGATTACTCCTCAATTGGTACAACCACCATCAGGCATAACAATGACCAATGATTTAACTGAGGCTAAACCTGAAGAGGCTCTATCATGTTTTGCTTTGTCCAAGAATGATTCTTATGTCATGTCAGCATCTGGAGGGAAAATTTCTTTGTTTAACATGATGACATTTAAGGTAATGTTTGAAACTAAATCATTATGAGGTGTGGATTAAATGTGCTTGTTGAAAATTctttcacaaaatatattttattttcagcaGTAGATGTCAGTGAGAAGCTTATTTGCCAAGTCACTAATGGTTCTAGGACTTCTTgcttctattaaaaaaaaatggaactgCTTAAACTTTGGCCAATAATTAAGACAAGATTTGAGACACTGAAGCATTTCTTTTGTCCCATCATCCATAAAGCAGAACACTTGAGGCTTATCTTAATGCTGCATGGTGTACTCCACACTTTGACTGACCAATTATTAGTTTTGTTGGGAAATCACAGACAATGGCAACTTTCATGTCTCCACCACCTGCGGCAACATATCTTGCTTTCCACCCTCAAGATAACAATATAGTTGCTGTTGGCATGAATGACTCCACAATTCACATATATAATGTTCGCGTAGATGAGGTAACATACATTATGATACATTGATACTCATTAAAGTGAAGATCAAGGAAGTTGGTCACGTTCTTTCTTGTTGTAGGTTACGAACAACCTTACAGGTCACTCTAAAAGAATCACTGGCCTTGCCTTCTCAAATGTGCTGAATGTGCTTGTTTCTTCTGGAGCAGATACTCAGGTTAGTAATTCATTTTGTATAGCTTGCATATTCGGACATCTAGCAGTTAGAACTAGGTTTCACAGTTGTCTGAAGTGATAGATTTCCTTGTTCAATACCTTGAATCTGTCTTGGTTGATGGGGAAATGAGTCACTAGATATGGGTTTCCCGTACTTGTTCATGAGAGAGAGGGACAAAGATTTCCAATATTAATGGTAGATCGTATCCAAGGAAACTCGTCAATGTACCATACATAGAAGTGAAAAATAGGCATACAACTGAATTTCACCCTTCATACAAGGTAGTAGACAGTGGACTAATTCAAACAAACTTGGTCCTCAAATTTATTTCTGCTATATGATCATTTTTTTCGTATCCT
Coding sequences within:
- the LOC133870052 gene encoding topless-related protein 1-like isoform X2, whose translation is MATSLSRDLIFLILQFLDEERFKDTLHKLEQESGFFFNLKYFEELVLSGNWDEVEKYLSGFTKLDDNRHSMKIFFEIRKQKYLEALDKLDRGKAVDILVKDLKVFASLNEDLFKEMTMLLTLDNFRENDQLSNYRDTKTARAIMFIELKKLFEANPLFREKLQLPSIRGSRLRMLINQSCKNSNDSFAQLAASNQLIGSQPQIEGFLPMAANGPFQPASAPFQTPLTTWMSNPSIVTHPAVAGGGIGFGSITNPAAISKGLGDSDDVYKTRFFGASDRVMLPVINPVPKNHAMMFNPTDELPRTVARTLIQGSVPTSMDFHPSQQTLLLVGTNVGGISLWEVSSGEKLVSRHFQVWNIGASTMMLKATLIKDPCVSVKRIAWTLDGSLFGVAYSKHMIQLYAYHGGNDIRQHLEIDAHVGSVNDLAFCYPNKKLSVLTCGDDKTIKVWDVATGAKLYMFEGHDAPIHSVCPHCKENVHFIFSTSVDGKIKAWLYDMMGSRVDYDAPGRSCTTMAYSADGKRLFSCGTNKDGESHIVEWNENEGLVKRIYQGFYKRSLGVVQFDTTKNRFLAVGDDHSVKFWEMDNVNLLTTIEAEGGLPASPRIRFNKEGTLLAVSANDNRIKILATVDGLRLMCTYESRSLIAAGSASETVTKHEDTRNLEDAKPKLAEEVNSTKSWKLTEISEPAQFRSLRLSTCVKSDKISRLIYTNSGTAILALATNAIHLLWKWPRNDLNLSGKATTKITPQLVQPPSGITMTNDLTEAKPEEALSCFALSKNDSYVMSASGGKISLFNMMTFKTMATFMSPPPAATYLAFHPQDNNIVAVGMNDSTIHIYNVRVDEVTNNLTGHSKRITGLAFSNVLNVLVSSGADTQIIVWNSDRWERQNSGFLQIPAGRTSTAMLDTQVQFHQDQIHLLAINGTQLAIYETKKLECVKQWIVKESSAPISHAIFSCDSQLIYASFLDGTVRVFGALNLQLQCQINPTAYVPFNVSSSVSPLVIAAHPQEPNQFALGLTDGGVHVFEPLESEGKWGVPPPVEDGSPSCISIASPIAPSSLEQP
- the LOC133870052 gene encoding topless-related protein 1-like isoform X1, producing the protein MATSLSRDLIFLILQFLDEERFKDTLHKLEQESGFFFNLKYFEELVLSGNWDEVEKYLSGFTKLDDNRHSMKIFFEIRKQKYLEALDKLDRGKAVDILVKDLKVFASLNEDLFKEMTMLLTLDNFRENDQLSNYRDTKTARAIMFIELKKLFEANPLFREKLQLPSIRGSRLRMLINQSLNWQHSLCSNPRQNPDIRTLFVDHSCKNSNDSFAQLAASNQLIGSQPQIEGFLPMAANGPFQPASAPFQTPLTTWMSNPSIVTHPAVAGGGIGFGSITNPAAISKGLGDSDDVYKTRFFGASDRVMLPVINPVPKNHAMMFNPTDELPRTVARTLIQGSVPTSMDFHPSQQTLLLVGTNVGGISLWEVSSGEKLVSRHFQVWNIGASTMMLKATLIKDPCVSVKRIAWTLDGSLFGVAYSKHMIQLYAYHGGNDIRQHLEIDAHVGSVNDLAFCYPNKKLSVLTCGDDKTIKVWDVATGAKLYMFEGHDAPIHSVCPHCKENVHFIFSTSVDGKIKAWLYDMMGSRVDYDAPGRSCTTMAYSADGKRLFSCGTNKDGESHIVEWNENEGLVKRIYQGFYKRSLGVVQFDTTKNRFLAVGDDHSVKFWEMDNVNLLTTIEAEGGLPASPRIRFNKEGTLLAVSANDNRIKILATVDGLRLMCTYESRSLIAAGSASETVTKHEDTRNLEDAKPKLAEEVNSTKSWKLTEISEPAQFRSLRLSTCVKSDKISRLIYTNSGTAILALATNAIHLLWKWPRNDLNLSGKATTKITPQLVQPPSGITMTNDLTEAKPEEALSCFALSKNDSYVMSASGGKISLFNMMTFKTMATFMSPPPAATYLAFHPQDNNIVAVGMNDSTIHIYNVRVDEVTNNLTGHSKRITGLAFSNVLNVLVSSGADTQIIVWNSDRWERQNSGFLQIPAGRTSTAMLDTQVQFHQDQIHLLAINGTQLAIYETKKLECVKQWIVKESSAPISHAIFSCDSQLIYASFLDGTVRVFGALNLQLQCQINPTAYVPFNVSSSVSPLVIAAHPQEPNQFALGLTDGGVHVFEPLESEGKWGVPPPVEDGSPSCISIASPIAPSSLEQP